The nucleotide sequence GTGCCGCACCAGGTCTTCGCCCCGGTCGAAGACTTCCGGGTGCATCGCAAACACCCCGGTGGCCGCGGTGGCCAGCGGCGAATCGATGTAGACCGGGATCGAGGGGATCTTGCCGTCGCGGAGCAGCGTGTGGATGTCGTACAGCAGCTCCTGCGTGCGTCCCACCGCAAAAGCCGGGATCAGCACGCGCCCGCCCCGCGCGGCCGTGCGGCGGATGCAATCGGCCAGCTGGTCGCGTGCGCCTTCCACCGGTTCATGATCGCGATTGCCGTAGGTGCTTTCGCAGAGCACCACATCGGCGCCCAACGGTGGCGCTTCCGGGTCGCGAATGATGGGCAGGCCGCTGCGGCCGATATCGCCCGAGAAGACCACCCGGCGAAAGGTGTCGCCTTCGCGCAGCTCGAGCGCTACCGAGGCGCTGCCCAGAATGTGGCCGGCCTCGGTGAACATCGCGCGCACGCCATCCGTCACGTCGAACCACTTGTGGTACGGCATGCCCACCATCTGGGCCTGGGTGCGCGTGGCGTCCTCGACCCGATAGAGGGGCTCGATGTGCTCATCCCGATGCTTGGCCAGGAACTCGGCGTCCTTCTCCTGGATATGCGCCGAGTCGGCCAGCATGATCGCGCAGAGATCGCGCGTCGCCGCGGTGCACCAGATGGTGCCCTTGTACCCCTGCGCGACCAGGTACGGCAGTCGGCCCGCGTGGTCGATGTGGGCGTGGCTCAGGACGATCGCATCGATCTCGCTGACCGGCAGCGGCAAGGCCGCGTTCTTGGCCCGCGACTCACTGCGCCGACCCTGGAACATGCCGCAGTCGAGGAGCACCGTGCGCTGGGCACGCCCGGTCCCGATGCGGAGGATGTGACACGAGCCCGTGACTTCACGGGCGGCGCCGGCGAATTCGATCTGCATGAAAGGCGAGAGCGGAAGGGGGAGGACGCGACGGCTTCCCCAAGGTACCGCCTCACGCTGGTGGACGCCTCAGTCGCTGGCGACCGCCACCGTGCTCATCCGCTGACACATCAGGTCGCACAGCTTGGCGACCTGCTTGTCGGCCAGCGCGTAGTAGACGTACAGCCCGTCCTTGCGGCGACGCAGGAAGCCGTGCGCGTGCAGCACCTGCAGATGCTTCGACACGTTGGCCTGCTGCAACCCGGTTGTGGTCACCAACTCGTTGACGGTCTGCTCACCGCGCGCCACGAGCGCTCGGAGCAGGAACAAGCGGGCAGGCTCGGCGAGCGCACGAAAGCGCTCTGCGACTGCCGGAATCATCGCATCGGTCATGGTCCCGCGTGCCATCACTCCCCTCGGCCACTGCTTCCTCATTGGCGCGCCTGCGTCGGCTGCGCATCACGCGAGACTGGCGTGACGCCTCAATCATAGAGCACAAACGGCGGAGCGGAAGGGTAAACGACGAGGGGTGCCGCCGGGTACGACCTGCCGTGGACCCCGTCGGGGCGCACGAGTGGCGGGATGTCCGGTGCGGAAAGGTGCCGGGTGTCCCGCCGTGTCGTGCACGATCTCGCCGAAGTCCAGCAGCCACCCACCACCCACAACCAAAAACCCGACACCCCAAACTGATCAGTTGTGGGTGTCGGGTTCTTGGTTGTGGGCGGTGGGTCGGATGCGGATTACCACTCCCGCTGTCGCGGCCACTCCGCGAAGGACACCGGCCGCCACGTGCGCGCCCACTGCCGCAGTTCGTGCCACATGGCAGGCATCACGTGGAGCGCCCGCTGTGTGACATGCTGGGCCAACAGCAACAGCACGAAATCCGAAAGCATGTGCTTCATCGCCAGCTTCATCGGTCCCCCCCGGGTCGATAGGTGGCGCGATCGGTACCCCTGATGATCGCTCACGTATGCGTACCGGTGCCACGTTCTGCACGCCGTGATGCGCTGCACACTGGACATACGTCACCATGATGCAGCGCACACTGGAGCGAGATCACCAACGCGCCGTGCCCTAGGAAGGGATCGGCGCCGTGACCCGCTCAGGCGTTCCGCAGGTCCCGCCGCGCGAGCAGCTTCTGCAACGACTGTCGATGCAAGCCCAGCGCGCGCGCCGTGCGCGCAATGTTGCCGCCGTTGCGCGCCAGCGCCGCACTCAGGAACGCGCGGTCGAACTCGCGCAGCGCGCGCTCGCGCGCCTCGACGAAGGGCAGGTCCGCACTTTGTTCGAGCAGCGCGAGCGGCCGGACCACCTCGTGCTGCATGAGACTCACGGGCAAATCGCACGCAGCAATCTCGGCACCATCGCACATCACCAGCGCGCCCTCGATCACGTTGCGCAGCTCGCGCACGTTGCCGGGCCAGTCGTACTGCATCAGGATCTCCCGCGCGTCCTCACCGATCACCCGCAGCGGCAACCCATGCCGCTCGGCGAAGACCGACAGGAAATGCGTGGCCAGCAGCGGCAGATCCGCCTTGCGATCGCGCAGCGGCGGCAGCGCCAGCGAGATGACCTTGAGCCGATAGAGCAGGTCTTCGCGGAAGCGGCCGTCGGAGACCATCTCGTCGAGCGGCCGGTTGGTCGCCGCAAGCACGCGCACATCCACGCGCGTCGTTTTCGTGCCACCCACGCGCATGACTTCGCCGTTCTCGAGCGCCCGGAGCACCTTGGCCTGCGCCAACGCGCCCAGATCGCCGATCTCGTCCAGGAAGAGGGTGCCGCCATGGGCCGCTTCGAACAAACCACCGCGATCTTTCACCGCCCCGGTGAACGCCCCACGCGTGTGGCCGAACAGTTCACTCTCCACCAGTTCGGACGGCAGCGCCGAGCAGTTGAGGGCCACAAACGGCTTGTTGCGACGCGAGCTCTCTTCGTGCAGCGCCCGCGCGACCAGCTCCTTGCCGGTCCCGCTCTCACCGGTCACGAGCACCGTGACATCGGTGCGCCCCACCCGCGAGATCATGCGGAACACCTCGCGCATGACCGGCGTGGTGCCGTACATGCCGCGGAACTCCATGACCTCGTCATCGCGCTCCGCCCGCAGCGACTGCTGGTCGCGCACCATTTGCATCGCTTCGGCACGCCGCAGGAACGCCCCCACTTCGTGGGCGTCCACGGGGGCGGCGCTCAGAAAGTCCGCCGCGCCATGCTCCGCCGCCTGCTGCGCCGCCCGGTGGGCTTCGGCGTCGGACAGGAGGACGGTCAGCAGCGTGGGGTGCGCGTCTCGCAGGGCGAGCAGCAGCGTCAAGCCGCTGTGATCCGGGAGCTGCGCATCGCTGACCACGAGGTCCACCTCGGCGCGGGCAATCATGTCGACCACACCGGCGGCCTGCGTGGCGTGCAACACTTCGCGCCCATCCGCTTCGAGCGTCGCCCGGAGCGCGGCCTGCGCGTCGTCATTCTGCGTCACGACGAGTACGCGTGAAATCGTGCGCGTGCCACCATCCAGCTGGGCTTGCACGCTCGTGGTCAGCGCACCCGGCGCGGGCTGCCGCCCCGGGCGCTCGCGCTGGGCTCCGGCTCGCACCGGAATCGGGCTGAGTGGCAGGCGTCCCATCGGGGCGGGGGTGGGCATGTCGGCGGTGTACAGAGCGGCGTTGCTCATAGTCCGGATGCGTGGGAGCGTGAAAACACAAAAGGCGCGAGACGGCTCCGGTGAGGAAGCTGTCTGCGCGCCTTCGACTGCCGGGACCGAATCCCGTTCGCCAAGGAGAGTATGTCGTCCGGACCGCGTGACGTGTGGCATGGCACGTAGCCCGAATACGGAACATTGCGGACTCGGCCCACCGCCGCAAGAGCGTTCGGCCGACAACTGTGCCCTGCGTCGCGCGGATGTGGATGGATTGTGCAGAATCCGTCCCATCCGCGCAGACCGTTACATCACTGGCTACACGTGCTTGAGCACGAGCTCCAACTTCTGCCGCAAGTCACCCAGCGTCTTGGATTTGAACGCGCCCTTGGTTTCTTCGAGCACGGCGATCGTTTCTTCCACGGCCGCCTGCAACTGGGCCCCGCGTGGGCAGTTGATCAGCTGACACGGGTGCGCCTGCACCACGGGCTGGCCGGCCAGCGCCCGCCCCAACTGTTCGAGATCCGTGAGCGAACCCATCACGTTCCGGAGCGTCAGCGCCAGGAACATGTCCACCCCGGTGCGCGTGTCCGCCGCCCGGGGATCGGGCGTCAGCACCGGCAGGCCGGCGGGTTCGAGCTGTTCGCGGTACTCACGGAGCCGCGCTTCGGCGCTTTGCATCGCCTGGTAGGAGCGGAAGCGCGCAACGGCCGACGACACGCGCTTGAGCAGCTCCGGGAAATGCACCGGTTTGACGAGATACGCCGCCACGGGGAGCTCGATGGAGGCGACTGCCGATCGCACCGAGGGGAACCCGGTGATGATGATGATCGGCAATCCGCCGCTGATGCTGGCCACCTGCTGCACCAGATCGAGATCGGCGTTGCCGGGCATCTCGAGGTCCGTGATCAAGAGGTCGTAAGGCTGCGCGGCAATGGCCGCCAGCGCCCCTTGAGCGTCCTCGACCGTATCGACCGTGAAGCCCTCACGGCGCAGTAATTCCGCGGTCGAGGTGAGAAAGGTCGGCTCATCATCGGCGATGAGGATGCGGCCGCGACTCATCGCAACACTCCGGTATCCAGAGGGGTCATCGGCAGGCGGACTTCAAACTCGCGCCCCCCTGCGGACGGCTGCGGACTTCGATGCGGCCGCCCACGGCGAGCACCGACTGGCGCACCAGCGTCAGGCCAATTCCCATACCACCCGTTTTCATCGTTCGATCCTTCGTGCTGAAGAATGGGTCAAAGATCCGCTCGCGAATCGCCGGCGGAACGCCCGGACCCTCATCGGCGACGGTGAGGACGCACTCGTCACCCTGCACCCACGCCCGGACTTCGATCGTGCCGTGCATGGGCGAGACATCGACGGCGTTCTGCACCAGGTTGTACAACGTCTGTCGCAAGAGCGCATCGGGGACCGGCACCATCGAGGGGGCCTGCGACACGTCGGTCACGATGCGCACGTGCCGTGCCCGGTTCACCTGCTCGAGAAAACTCACCGCATCGCTGATCGCAATCGTCACCGAGGCCTGCCGCTCCATCAGTGCATCGGGCCGATAGGTCTCGTACAGCTGCCGGGTCACCGCGGCGATGCGGCCGATCTCGCGTTCGATCGCGCCCACAAACCGATAGTGCGGGTGATCGGTGGGAATGGCCCCGCGGATGAGCAGAAAGGCGTTCTGGATGCCCGCGAGGGGGTTGTTGATCTCATGCGCGACGCGCGCCGCCAGCTGTCCCATCGTGGTGAGCGCACTGATCTCGCGCAGCGACTCCTCGGCGCGCTTGCGAATGGTGAGATCGCGCCCCTCCGCCAGCACCTGCACCACGCGCTCTTCGGCATCGCGGATCGGTTTGAGCGAGAAGTCCACCGTGGTCGGTCGATCGCGCGGCTCGGTCAGCTCCACCTCGAACCGCTGGGTCTCGCCGGCCCGCGCACGCTCGAAGCGCGCCTGAATCTGCTGAGGAATGGAGGGGTCGTGCGCCCACCACGGCGCCATCGCGAAGGCGCGACCGGGGAGGGCGTCCGGCGCCACACCCGCGAGCTCCCCGGCCGCCTCATTGGCCTCGAGAATCGTGCCGTCGAGATCGAGCAGGAGCTGCACCTGAAACGCCGTTTCGAACATCACGCGGAAGCGGCGCTCGCTCTCCTCGATGGCCACTTCGGCCCGCAGCCGCTCGGTGACGTCGGCGGAGATGCCAAGCAGACGCACGGGACGGCCAGCCCCATCGCGCTCCACCACCCGCCCGCGATCCATCAGGGTATGCCACGTGCCATCGCCGGCGCGCACCCGGTATTCGACTTCCACCGCATCCGCGTCCCCTCGCAGGTGCCGGCCGATGGCGTCCGAAACACGCGGGACGTCGTCGGGGTGGATCAAGGCCAACCAGCGGTCGAAGCCACGAGCCAGCAACGCCGCGTCAATCGCCAGCGAGCGCAAGAGCGCGGCGCTGCGATGGGTGGCGTTGGTACGCACATCGAGTTCCCAGATCCCATCGGTGGCGCGCTCGATGGCTTCCTGCATGCGCGTCATGCCGTCGGCCTGGGCCTGCTCCCAGATGCGGCGCTGCAACCACAGGGTGATCGCCAGCAGCGCCGCCACGGCCAGCCCGAGGGCCAACACCACATCGGGTAAAGGCGAGTGCGACTCCTGCGCCGGTCCGGACATGGCCACCTGCACCGTCCGCGGGCCGATCTGCACGGTACGGCTCAGTGCATCCGCCCGCAGCGTCCCCTTCGCCAACAGCAGCGCCGCTCCATCGCTGGCCCGAATCGCCGCCGCCTGACGCGCGTCGTCCGCAAACAGGCGCAACAGCTGCGGCTCATCGATGATGGCGAACAGATAGGTCGTGTCGAACACCGGCGAGGGGACCCGCGACCACAGCGCGACGCGCCACGGTCCGTCGAGCGCGATGGAATGACGCGCGGCACTGGTATCGTCGAGTGCCGCGCTCACGGGGCCGCTCGCCACGAACCGCTGCAGCGACGCCAACCCCGCCGCGTCGGGCGCCGAGTCCGGGACCGCGCGCAGCAGGCGCCCGCGCGCATCGGTCCAGATGAGCCGCGCCAGCCCATCCGTCTCATCGATCAGGCGGGGCAGCGTGGTTTCCCACACCGGATCGCGCCGCTGCGTGGACGTCGCGAGGTAGACGGCGGTGCGTCCGAGCGCCCGATGCACCGTGCCGTATTGTCGCTGCACCGCGCGATCGAGCGCGGCAATCGCCATGGCATCACGGCTGCGCGCCTGCGCCGCTTCCCGCGCGGTGAGCGCCTGCCAGAGCACGAGGACCACGAGCGTCGTACTCACGCCGGCCAACACCGGTGCCCAGCGCGGTGGGGCTGGCGTGCGATATTCGCGCGCCGTGGCCCGCTGCAGCAACGCGCCGCCCAGCGCCATCGCGGCGAGCAGGCCATGCAGCGGCGCCTGCAGCATGGGATAGCGGCTCGGCTCGAGCAGCCCCGCCAGTTGGGAGAGAAACAGGACGCTGGCCATCGCCAGCTGCGTGGCGGCCAGCGCGCCGGCCACGACGAGCTTGCGATCGGAGGGTCGCGAGGATGCCAGCAGCAACAGCGCGCTGTTGCCCATCAGGAACAGCGCGCCGATCGAGAGCGAAATCGCTCGGGTCTCCGGATGCAGCGGCATGCCGACGCGGGCGGCCGCCCAGCCGTCGAGGGGGAGCGGCACGCCGACCACGGCCGCGATCATGCCGACCAGCGCCACGCCCATGCTGGCCCAGGCGAACGCGCGCGCCTCGCGTCGGTGGCCGCGGAGCTTGGCCACCATGGCCAGCGCGCCCAGCGGAATCATGACCGTGCCCCACGCCCGCGCCGGCGCAAACGTCGCCATTGGCTGCACGAGCCATGGGGTCGCGGTGATCCACCCGATCAGGCTGGGGAGTGGCGCGAGCAGCGCCAGCACCGCCAGGGCGCGCGCCAGCAACGGCGGGCTGGGCGGTTCGACCATCGAAGTATCAGAACGCGCGCGAGGATCCACAGACATACGACTGGCATTCTCGGCGGGCTGACGGGCAGGCGCTAGGTGCAGCCGAGTGGCTGCTCAGGTTTCACCCAGGCGGAGCCAGCGTCGTACGGTGGGAGGCTCGAAGGTGCGGAGCGCCGCCAGCAACTGCGCGGGCGTGGGTGCTCGCACCAGCCAGTCGCGCGGGGTACCGCGCAGAAAGCCTTCGGCCGCGACATGATCGAGCAGGTGCTCCAACGGTGCCCAGAACCCATCGGTGTCGAGCAGTCCGACCGGTTTGCGGTGCACGCCAAGCTGGGCCCACGTCCACGTCTCGAAGAACTCCTCGAGCGTCCCGATCCCGCCGGGCATGGTGATGAACGCGTCGGCAAGGTCGGCAATCAGCGCTTTGCGTTCATGCATGGAGTCCACGACATGCAGCGCCGTGAGTCCATGATGCGCCACCTCGCGCTGCACGAGCCCGTGCGGCATCACGCCAATGACTTCGCCCCCGGCCGCCATCGCGGCGTCGGCCAGCGCGCCCATGAGCCCCACGCGACCGCCGCCGTACACCACGGTGAGTCCTTCCTGCGCGAGCAGCGTCCCCATCGCACGCGCCGCCGCCAGATACGCGGGGCGCGCGCCGTCATTCGATGCGCAATACACCGCGATGCGCTGCCACTGCGCCGGCGTGCGCAGCGGGGTGAAAGACGTCGGAGTGGAAGCCATGCCTTCAAGGTAACGCCGAGGAGGTCGGTCGCAGTCGCGCCAACGGGCGCGCGAGC is from Gemmatimonadaceae bacterium and encodes:
- a CDS encoding MBL fold metallo-hydrolase, producing the protein MQIEFAGAAREVTGSCHILRIGTGRAQRTVLLDCGMFQGRRSESRAKNAALPLPVSEIDAIVLSHAHIDHAGRLPYLVAQGYKGTIWCTAATRDLCAIMLADSAHIQEKDAEFLAKHRDEHIEPLYRVEDATRTQAQMVGMPYHKWFDVTDGVRAMFTEAGHILGSASVALELREGDTFRRVVFSGDIGRSGLPIIRDPEAPPLGADVVLCESTYGNRDHEPVEGARDQLADCIRRTAARGGRVLIPAFAVGRTQELLYDIHTLLRDGKIPSIPVYIDSPLATAATGVFAMHPEVFDRGEDLVRHTTELFDFPLVQFTRDVMESKALNNRHGPMIVIAASGMAESGRILHHLRFGAPDARNTILIVGFQAEHTLGRRIVERRPVLKIFGEEVPLEAEVEVLNGYSAHGDRTELARWLETVRANGAADGRRDPQVYLVHGEPDAQEAFATQLRGKGFRVAIPGPGERVVIA
- a CDS encoding metalloregulator ArsR/SmtB family transcription factor; its protein translation is MTDAMIPAVAERFRALAEPARLFLLRALVARGEQTVNELVTTTGLQQANVSKHLQVLHAHGFLRRRKDGLYVYYALADKQVAKLCDLMCQRMSTVAVASD
- a CDS encoding sigma-54 dependent transcriptional regulator, giving the protein MSNAALYTADMPTPAPMGRLPLSPIPVRAGAQRERPGRQPAPGALTTSVQAQLDGGTRTISRVLVVTQNDDAQAALRATLEADGREVLHATQAAGVVDMIARAEVDLVVSDAQLPDHSGLTLLLALRDAHPTLLTVLLSDAEAHRAAQQAAEHGAADFLSAAPVDAHEVGAFLRRAEAMQMVRDQQSLRAERDDEVMEFRGMYGTTPVMREVFRMISRVGRTDVTVLVTGESGTGKELVARALHEESSRRNKPFVALNCSALPSELVESELFGHTRGAFTGAVKDRGGLFEAAHGGTLFLDEIGDLGALAQAKVLRALENGEVMRVGGTKTTRVDVRVLAATNRPLDEMVSDGRFREDLLYRLKVISLALPPLRDRKADLPLLATHFLSVFAERHGLPLRVIGEDAREILMQYDWPGNVRELRNVIEGALVMCDGAEIAACDLPVSLMQHEVVRPLALLEQSADLPFVEARERALREFDRAFLSAALARNGGNIARTARALGLHRQSLQKLLARRDLRNA
- a CDS encoding response regulator; translation: MSRGRILIADDEPTFLTSTAELLRREGFTVDTVEDAQGALAAIAAQPYDLLITDLEMPGNADLDLVQQVASISGGLPIIIITGFPSVRSAVASIELPVAAYLVKPVHFPELLKRVSSAVARFRSYQAMQSAEARLREYREQLEPAGLPVLTPDPRAADTRTGVDMFLALTLRNVMGSLTDLEQLGRALAGQPVVQAHPCQLINCPRGAQLQAAVEETIAVLEETKGAFKSKTLGDLRQKLELVLKHV
- a CDS encoding PAS domain S-box protein, with amino-acid sequence MVEPPSPPLLARALAVLALLAPLPSLIGWITATPWLVQPMATFAPARAWGTVMIPLGALAMVAKLRGHRREARAFAWASMGVALVGMIAAVVGVPLPLDGWAAARVGMPLHPETRAISLSIGALFLMGNSALLLLASSRPSDRKLVVAGALAATQLAMASVLFLSQLAGLLEPSRYPMLQAPLHGLLAAMALGGALLQRATAREYRTPAPPRWAPVLAGVSTTLVVLVLWQALTAREAAQARSRDAMAIAALDRAVQRQYGTVHRALGRTAVYLATSTQRRDPVWETTLPRLIDETDGLARLIWTDARGRLLRAVPDSAPDAAGLASLQRFVASGPVSAALDDTSAARHSIALDGPWRVALWSRVPSPVFDTTYLFAIIDEPQLLRLFADDARQAAAIRASDGAALLLAKGTLRADALSRTVQIGPRTVQVAMSGPAQESHSPLPDVVLALGLAVAALLAITLWLQRRIWEQAQADGMTRMQEAIERATDGIWELDVRTNATHRSAALLRSLAIDAALLARGFDRWLALIHPDDVPRVSDAIGRHLRGDADAVEVEYRVRAGDGTWHTLMDRGRVVERDGAGRPVRLLGISADVTERLRAEVAIEESERRFRVMFETAFQVQLLLDLDGTILEANEAAGELAGVAPDALPGRAFAMAPWWAHDPSIPQQIQARFERARAGETQRFEVELTEPRDRPTTVDFSLKPIRDAEERVVQVLAEGRDLTIRKRAEESLREISALTTMGQLAARVAHEINNPLAGIQNAFLLIRGAIPTDHPHYRFVGAIEREIGRIAAVTRQLYETYRPDALMERQASVTIAISDAVSFLEQVNRARHVRIVTDVSQAPSMVPVPDALLRQTLYNLVQNAVDVSPMHGTIEVRAWVQGDECVLTVADEGPGVPPAIRERIFDPFFSTKDRTMKTGGMGIGLTLVRQSVLAVGGRIEVRSRPQGGASLKSACR
- a CDS encoding TIGR00730 family Rossman fold protein encodes the protein MASTPTSFTPLRTPAQWQRIAVYCASNDGARPAYLAAARAMGTLLAQEGLTVVYGGGRVGLMGALADAAMAAGGEVIGVMPHGLVQREVAHHGLTALHVVDSMHERKALIADLADAFITMPGGIGTLEEFFETWTWAQLGVHRKPVGLLDTDGFWAPLEHLLDHVAAEGFLRGTPRDWLVRAPTPAQLLAALRTFEPPTVRRWLRLGET